The genomic DNA aagacaaggacaaagtattaaaggcagctagagagaaaaaaaaggtcacctacaaaggaaaacccatcaggctaccatcagacttctcaacagaaactgtacaggccagaagagaatggcatgatatacttaatgcaatgaaacagaagggcctcgaaccaagattgctgtatccagcacaactatcatttaaatatgaaggagggattaaacaattcccagatgagcaaaagttgagggaatttgcttcccacaaaccacctcttcagggcatcctacagggactgctctagatgagagcactcctaaaaagagcacagaacaaaacacccaacatatgaagaagggagaaggaggaataagaagggacagaaataaagaatcatcagaccatgtttataatagctcaataagcgagttaagttagacagtaagatagtaaagaagctaaccctgaacctttggtaaccacaaacttaaagcctgcaatggcaataagtacatacctttcagtaatcaccctaaatgtaaaaggactgaatgcaccaatcgaaagacacagagtaatagaatggataaaaaaaacaagacccatcaatatggggcttacaagagactcacctcaaacccaaagacatgcacagacttaaagtcaaggaatggaaaaatatatttcttgtaaacaacagggagaaaaaagcaggtgtcgcaatactagtatcagacaaaacagacttgaaaataaagaaagtaacaaaagataaagaaggacttacataatgataaagggctcagtccaacaagaggatataaccattataaatatatatgaacccaatacaggagcaccaatatacatgacacaaatactaacagaattaaaggacgaaatataatgcaatgcaatcattctgggagacttcaacacaccactcactccaaaggagagatccaccaaacagaaaataagtaaggacacagaggcactgaacaacacactagaacagatggacctaatagacatctacagaactctacatccaaaagcaacaggatacactttcttctcaagtgcacatggaacattctccagaatgaactacatactaggccacaaaaagagcctcagtcaattaaaaaagattgaaatcctaccaaccaatttttcagaccacaaaaatataaaactagaaataaattatacctccgaattttatcagacatacagagaagacataatacccattctccttaaagttttccaaaaaatagaagaggagggaatactcccaaactatttctataaagccaacatcaccctaataccaaaaccatgcaaagacaccaccgaaaaagaaaactacagaccaacatccctgatgaatgtagatgcaaaaatacacaacaaaatactagcaaaccgaattcaaaaatacatcacgaggatcatacaccatgaccaagaggcattcatcccagggatgcaaggatggtgcaacatttgaaaatccatcaacatcatccaccacatcaactaaaagaaggaCAAGTCCACATGATAATTTcgaaagatgctgaaaaagcattcgacaaaattcaacgtccattcatgataaaatctctcaacaaaatgggaatagagggcaagtacctcaacataataaaggccatatatgctcaacccacagctaacatcatactgaacagcgagagtctgaaagcttttcttctgagattgggAAAAAGTCAGGGACACCCacaatccccactgttattcaacatagtactggaggtcctagccagggcaatcagacaaaacaaagaaatacaaggactctagattggtaaagaagaagttaaactgtcactatttgcagatgacatgatattgtacataaaccctaaagactccactctgaaactactagagctaatattggaattcagcaaatgtgcaggatacaaaattaacacacagaaatctgtggctttcctatacactaacaataaactaacagaaagagaaatcaggaagacaatccccttcacaatagcatcaaaaactataaaatacctaggaataaacctaaccaaggaagtgaaagacctataccctgaaaactataagacactcaagagaaattaaagaagtcactaacaaatggaaactcatcccatgctcttggctaggaagaattaatatcgtcaaaatggccatcctgcccaaagcaatataccaattcgatgcaatccctatcaaattaccaacagctttcttcaatgaactgaaacaaatagttcaaaaattcatattaaacaccaaagacccccaaatagctaaagcaatcctgagaaggaagaatgaagcagggcagatatcactcctcaacttcaagttctactacaaagccacagtaatcaagacaatttggtactggcactagaacatagccacagaccaatggaaccgaatagagattccaaacattaacccaaacatatatggtcaattaatattcgataaagtggccatggatatacaatggggaaatgacagtctcttcaacagatggagctggcaaaactggacagctacatgtaagagaatgaaactggatcactgtctaaccccatacacaaaagtaaattcaaaatggatcaaagactttaatgtaagtcatgaaaccataaaactcttagaaaaaaacataggcaaaaatctcttagacataaacatgagtgacctcttcttgaacatatctccctgggcaagggaatcaaatgcaaaaatgaacaaatgggaatatatcaagctgaaaagcttctgtacagcaaaggaaaccatcaatagaacaaaaaggtatcctacaatatgggagaatatatttgaaaatgacagatccaataaagggttgacatccaaaatatataaagggctcacacacctcaacgaacaaaaagcaaataatccaattaaaaaatgggcagaggagctgaacagacagttctctaaagaagaaattcagatggcccacagacacaagaaaagatgctccacatggcttgtcatcagagaaatgcaaattaaacccacaatgagatatcatctcacaccagtaaggatggctaccatccaaaagacaaacaacaacaaatgttggcgaagttgtggagaaagggaaacccttctacactgctggtgggaatgtaaattagttcaaccattgtggaaagcagtatggagggtcctcaaaatgctcaaaatagaaataccatttgacccaggaattccacttctaggaatttaccctaagaatgcagcactccagtttgaaaaagacagatgcactcctatgtttatcgctgcactatttacaatagccaagatatggaagcaacctaagtgtccatcagtagatgaatggataaagaagatggtacatatacacaatggaatactattaagccataagaaagaaacaaatcctaccattcacaacaacatggatggagctagagggtattatgctcagtgaaataagccaggcggagaaacacaagtaccaaataatttcactcatatgtggagtataagaacaaagaaaaactgaaggaacaaaacagcagcagaatcacaaaacccaagaatggactaatagttaccaaagggaaagggactagggaggacgggtgggaagggagggataagggcgggaagaacaGAAAGGCGgcattatgattagaatgtatagtgttgggggagccacggggagggctgtgcaacacagaaaagacaagtagtgattttacagcatcttactatgttgatggacagtgactgtgaatggggatatgggggggacttggtgaatggtggagcctagtaaacttaatgtccttcatgtaattgtaggttaatgataccaaaataaaaaatatatatatatatttttcttctctctttaccTACTGCctcatattatatttatttagcaATAGTAAAAATACCCCAATGAGCATTCCTTGCTTCCAGTCCATAggcattttgttttaattccatAATTTACATGCAAATACACAAGTACTCATTTTCACTTTCTACACAGACAACACAAACTCTGTCACTATAATCTTAACATAAAGATTTTtgtaaaaacagcaaaaaataaccaaaaaagcACTACAATGGACAACTTAATTTTATTGTCCATAtaactggatttttaattttaaacactTCTGGTATCagaacatacacacatgtatacatatatgtgtgcatatatattatgaatataatgtattctatctatctaatgtaaAGTAATTTATTGAATCTTGCTCCTGCAAATGGGACTTGGTTTGTatataattctatgaaaaatattgTGACATAGGTAAAGTTATACATACCTCATTCATCACAGccagatgtattttttaaattaaattttggaTTAAGGACATTTGACTCTAAATAAAGGCGATTTTGGCCTTCTTACATAGCTGGAAGCCTGATACCATCTAACTATAATCACATATtatcatatttaatatattagCACATGTTCCGAGTTCTATCTGACATCCTTACAATATGAACCAGAATTTGAAACCAAGGGGTAACAACAAAACTTGTATAATCTGTTGACATAATCGCATTGAACACAAATAAATTGTTCACAATAGATTCCCCTAATTACAGTGAAAGGAAACAAATTTGCCTGAAAAGATAATTCACTTAAATGCTCCATTAGAATGTTAAAGTGTGTTTGTGTTAAAGTGACATTTGAAAATTCACAAGTGTAATGAGCCACAGACTCTAGATTTCATAGAGAACCGCGACCATTCATGTCCACCTTCTAAACCAAGGCAGGATCCCCCACTGACTGAGGGCAGAAGGGTTACCACCTTGGTAGGTCAGAAGTAATTTGCTTTACTTACATCAGGTATATGCAGGTAGGTTCTTCTTATGAAACCTCACCTGGATTAATAAGAAACATGGTTTTTGCAGCTCTTTTTTTACGTGTTTGTATTTTTGATGGTTAtggagtttctctttgttttacaaAGCTAGAATACCTTcatacaaaattaaatgaaattaatatatgttttaaaatttggaaaagaCGTTCTAGTGATAATATGTTAAAATCATGAATGCATAGCTGTACCTCATGTGATGATCCTAATACTAAAGAACTAACTATCCTCCTGTGACATCTACTGTTGAGGCAAATCTCTAAACACCTAAGAAATGGTACATGATTGCCCATCAGGTCATCTCAAGTACATGATCTTTGTGTACCTAAGGGCTTCAGGACCCCTATCTGCTCCCTGATAGATATTTTCAGGAGGCAGAGTCAGCCTTGCTCACCTCATTCTGATTCCTCTCCATCCTCCCTTTTCCCTCaggtgcctccctgcctccagggaTGCCAGATCTCCTCAGCCTGCACCCTGTTTAGGCAGGAGCCAATTTTACCTTCTATGCTCTGGAGCAAAGACTCAAATCCATGTGCCCATTAAATCTGTGCATGGGTGGAAAAGCATCGCTGAAAAATCAGATAATCTAAATAACCTACCCATATGTTCGTGTGTTCATGGACAGTGGCTTTGTTTAACTATGGGGGAAACACACTTCAGGTAGACGTTAAAACATTATAGACAAACAAGTGATGAAAAAAATCCATATCCGCATGGCTTTCCTGGTGTCACAGGTGCCAGTACACAATACTAATTAATCACTTGTCTCCTTATAAATTCTTTCCTTCAGAGAATGGCTGTCCAGTTCTGAGGCCTGGGCTGTGATCACATGAGGCCCAAACATGACGCTGAGGCCAAGGAACATGAGGATTCCCATGTCTTCTTGTGCAGGAAAGAAAACAGCAGTGCCTCGGGCTTAAGGCATTTCTATTCTTTAAGCAAGGAAGCACTTTTTAGTAACATGAAGTATAATTATTTAGTGATAAATTCTATGAAATTTGTGTTCTTTAGTAATTatacaaaaatatcttgaaaccaTGGATTTAAGGATCTGATAGAGATTTAAAAGTTAATAACAATATCCTGCAATTGTCTACAATCTGACAGTACATAGCCTTTGTGTTCAGAAAATTCTTTGAAGTCACgtacatattttatgattttaaataaaCACGTTAAATTTTGAAACAAAACATCACTGCACACAGTACCCTgaccaaattaaaaacacaatgagcaTTTCAGAGAAGTCCATAACCCTAACAAAAATAGATGTGTAATATGATAgttttctgtgcttttaaaaaactttacagTAGTGAAATATTTTAGTTTGTATCCTTTAGTCTGGATTCTCTTGCTCTGTGTCATGGATGAGAGATTCCTCCGTGCTGTTCCTTGTGGTGATAGTTCATTCATTCTCTGCTGTGTAGGAGCCCAATgaacaaaccccacacattatggTCAGGTTCCAGTAATGCTACTGTGTATGTGATCACTTTTGTGGAAGCTTTGGGTATACATATTACTCATTTCTGTTGGGGATAATGAGGAAGGGGAATATATGCCAGCTCTCAGAGAGACTCTGACATGGTTTTTGAAAGATGAATGTCAGGTCTGACTCCTTCCTCAATGTTGAAAGCTATAATTGTTCCACATGCACCCCAATACATGATAtaactttgtaaatatttatcattATAGATGCTCTCGTGTGAGTCATGGTGCAGCATGGaggttataatttttatttacctGAAAACTAACAAAGTTGTACAATTATTTCTGTGAAGAGTCTATTAAAGTCTAAAAGCCAGTTGGGAGGAGTTGTGTTTAAAGTATTTGTTCTCCATCATACGCAATCTCTAACTGTTTTCATTATTGCTGTTTCTGGTGAAATCTGTCAGAGACACAATGGAATTCTTTTGCATGAAGATGAAGCCACTCTCTTGTGTTGTTGTTTGGTTTTTATAAATCCTATAGTGAGGATAGGTATACACAAAGCATTAGATCATAGATATGGACAGACTGTGATGACTGGAAAGGACTTTAGGGATAACCTAGGGCGGGACCTCTTTTACGAAGAGGTGCTGGGTTCTGGCGAGTATCAGAGAGGAAATGAAATGGAGTCACTCAGGTCCAGGGGTTATAACATGGAGCAAGGAAGCCATTAAGGACGGGGCCTTCCCCACACTCTGACCAGGTAGATCCCTGAAATTTTGATCTGGGACAAACCAGAAGTATTCCAAGGGCGGCCCAGGACATGTGCAACTTCCTGCAGTAACAAACATCTACCCAGTCATAGCCGAGCAACAGCTTCTCTTCAGCCAGTTTTAGTTTTCTGCCACCAGCTCCAGTCAAAATTCTTTGTAAATGACATGCGCAACATGCCCTTCTGTCTTTAAATCCCACTGACTACCTTACCTGAATGGGGCATAATTTGGGTTGCCACCTGATTCTTACTCCCAGAAATGCATTATGAGACCACAGATAAATGCTTTTGTTTGATATCAATTATGACTCTTTCCTCAGATGACAAGAGAGGGAGTGATTTCTTCAAAACCACAGGGATTCAGAGCTGCACTCGGTGCCTGGGTCATAGCGTTTTCCTGGAGACGAGCTTCCAGAGAGATTGCACCTCGCTGCCTGTGCATCTTGCACTGGGCCTCCCACTGCTGGGTCGCTGAGCTTCGGCACTGCTGCAGCCTCACCCGTGTCGTCACGCACCCTACACCAGTATGCCTCCGCGTGTTCACTGCTCTGTGCATGCACCCAAATCTACCACCATAGCCATTTGTTTCTTTAGGGATTTCAGTACCAAGGCTGAAGGAAAGGTGTCCGGGCACAGAAACATGCCTACTACCTCAACGACTGCACACAGCCACTGATAATATTATATCTGGACAGTAGTGTTTCCCAATAGTCCTGGTGGGTGTGTGAGAATGCTATGATGAGGACATGAAGCGAATGGCAGGGAATGGTGAGGATTAAAGTGGATGAGCAAGAATAGATCAAAGATCCTGATACAATATTTTCCCTGATTTTGTAGAATTCCATCACGGAAGAGTTAGTTCAGACCATATACATGATGTTCCTATTAATCAGTGAATCCTATGACACATAccagtaaattatttttcaacatcAAATGCAACATTCAGGGAGATTAAATTACAATTATTCAAACTGGTGTATTGTATCATTAGACTTACAATAATTATTGAGCTAAGGAACCTAGTTTACTCAGACCAAATTTCCTTCTCACTAGTTTGCACTTATTCGATGTGATTAAAGGAATCATTATGCATGTCAAATCAATCTTTACCTGGTATTACTGTCATATGTTACATGGAAGGAAGATGGCATGTTTATAACTTTTGAACACTGCAAACACAATGAGCCTCTGACTGTTTGGACTTAAACAAACTACAGTTTTTTCCAATATGTTCATGCACATAAGAATGATTACCAAGAAATATGCCTGAATTCAGAAAATATGGTACAGCTAGAAACCCTTCAAACTGTTGATCCAAAGAAATATTTCTCATAGATTTTAATCCCACTACCATATTATCCCATTGTCTGTCATAGGTCATGCAAATGCCCCCTTGAAAACTAGAGCAACCTCTTACGGTTTACTATCATTCTGAAATGCCTTCACAAAAGAACATTTGCAATCACTTAAGGGGTGAAATTCTAATGTGCAATGAAAATGCCATTGAAATGTGAGTTCGGGCatcagtgtttttatttattcttatttacttatttactatgGGTATATTTCTAGGTGTTATGATGGATCATTTATACAGGGATACTAGTGCATAGGAAggatatatatacaaacataatTTAAGGCACTTAAACCTTTCTGATTTAATAAACCCATTGCTCATGAAGAAATATTGTACCTTGGGAGAATAAGTTGAATTATCATCTCAGAAATGTGGGGAGTTCTGGCAGTGAAAGATCGCTGGGACTTATCCGTGAATAAGAAAAGCAGGTAGAAAAAGACTCTCTTCGAAAACAGCAAAAGTGGACATATGACCACACTTGATACATTGGGTGGAGGTTCAGATCAAAAGTCGCTGCTTCCTACGCTCAACTTAGGCACAATGATACGTAATAGAAAGTATCTAGAAGATGTATTGGTGAGACTACAGGAACCTGTATCAAAGGGCCTGAACTTCAGATCTCAGAACCTTTAAATAACACTTTTGGCTGGAATAACTTGTTTCACACggaacataatttagtgctgacCATGTTTTTCAGAGCGCCTTTCACATCCTTATTTCTCAAGCTATAGATCAGCGGATTCAGCATAGGGATGACAACAGTGTAGAAAAGAGATGCCACTTTGTCCGTATCCATGGAGTAACTGGTACTGGGTCGGAAATACATGAACAGCAGTGTGCCGTGGAATATGGCCACAGCGGTTAAGTGGGAGGCACACGTAGAGAAGGCTTTGAGTCTGCCCTCTGCTGACTTCATTCTCAGGATGGTAGTTAGGATGTAGATGTAAGAGAGGAAAACAGTAATGATGCTGAGCCCCACAACAAAGGTACTAGAAATGAACAACAGTATCTCACTGATGGAGGTGTCTGAGGAAGAGAGGGCTAGCAAGGGTGGGATGTCACAGAAAAAGTGGTTGATGATGTTGGAGTTGCAGAATGGCAATCGAAATGTACAACAGGTGTGGATTGCCGAGTCGACCAACCCTTCCATGTACACAATGGCCACGAGCTGGATACAGAGTCTCCTGGGCATGGCCACTGTATAAAGAAGTGGGTTGCAAATTGCTAAATAATGGTCATAAGCCATGATCGCCAACATGAGACATTCCACATCTCCAAAGATCCCCCAAAAATACATCTGAATGGCACATAAAGTTTGTGGTATCCTCTTCTGCTCAGATAAGAAATCAGCCAGCATCTTGGGAGAGACAGTGGAGGAGTAGCAGACATCACAGAAGGACAGATTGCTCAGGAAATAGTACATGGGCGAGTGGAGTCTGGGGTCCTCCTTGACCAGCAGGATCATCCCTAGGTTGGCAACCATGGTTATGCCATAAACCAGCAGGAAGAGCACAAAGAGCCCCTGCTGTATGTCCTGTCTGCCAGAGAGGCCCCGGAATATGAAGTCAGTGACCCCAGTGCAGTTGTCAGCAGCCATCGCTCGCGTCCAGAAATCCCTGGTTGTGAAAGATGGAAAGGGATGGGCTGGATTTATACCATCATACTATCTTAATAGTAAGACTGCTGCTCCCTTCAATTTTTCCAAAATAGGAAAATAGGTAATGCCAGGACTGTTCATGTAAACTGACTCACCTGCAACTGTATCCAAAGAAATTTTTATTGGtaaaatgataacaaaacaattaCAGCAACATTTGTATGGAATTGTATAGAGGTGTAGCATTCTCATCCAAATTAAATCATGCTATTTCCACACCAATCTATTTAGTTTGGTTCTTCTGCCTGGTATTAAGATCTCATATTAAGAAATTGATGTTGTCAGAGTTGAGATAAAAATTTCACAATTAGTATGAACATAAAAATGTCTTGTGTAaatgcttgttttttaaaaaaaattagtagacATATATTCATATCCTATGATGGAGACACCCAATTCAGTAAAGGTGCAGGTAGTTAATCTACTTCCTTGCTTTTGCCTTATCATCCAAAATAGTGGAGCAGGCAAAGCTATGGCAGGTTCATGGGTCCAACAAGCACCTTTCACTCTGAAACTCCTCAGCGTCTATccagcctcaacaaacaaaatgcagagATAGTCTGTAATTCGGTACCCAGTGCAGCACAGAGGTGGCAGTTGCTGGATAACAAGGTGGATGGGGCTCCATGAGTGATCTGCTAACCGTGCTCCCCTGTGGCAGGTGCTGTTGCTCAGGGGAGAATAGGAAGGATGTTTGGGACATAATCATACAGATGCTGCCAGCACGGGTAAGAGAGGCAAGCACAGGAGTATGGATGAGTGCGTGAGTCTCTCTGCCTGAATCTATAAGAAATCCACATGAACtagtcaccaacagtgcatgcaTAGGACTCCTCATAAAAGTATTCTTATGTCCATAGGCTCATAACCTCAGAGAGATGGATGACTCAACTTTGCCCCCATCTTAATAATGTAGAAAATGTAATAtctattattgttttcttttaaccctgtttGTTATGAATATCTCTGTAATCTGCCTCCTTTGGCTCTGAAAGGGTTGTTGGTCCATGGTGGCAACTGAATTTTTATGTTGCACTGTTGTATTTTACCCAAACTAGCTATGTTCAACATAATACTGCCCATGACCTTCCCTGTTCTGTGAGAATGAAAGGAAAGTGGAGTTGAGGGTAGATGAAGAACAGATAAAGAATATCTGAATAATAATCAAGTGATCAATGTACCAGTGTGCAAACTCATGGCTTAAATTCCTTTAAATATATGT from Manis pentadactyla isolate mManPen7 chromosome 9, mManPen7.hap1, whole genome shotgun sequence includes the following:
- the LOC118908033 gene encoding olfactory receptor 5W2-like; this encodes MAADNCTGVTDFIFRGLSGRQDIQQGLFVLFLLVYGITMVANLGMILLVKEDPRLHSPMYYFLSNLSFCDVCYSSTVSPKMLADFLSEQKRIPQTLCAIQMYFWGIFGDVECLMLAIMAYDHYLAICNPLLYTVAMPRRLCIQLVAIVYMEGLVDSAIHTCCTFRLPFCNSNIINHFFCDIPPLLALSSSDTSISEILLFISSTFVVGLSIITVFLSYIYILTTILRMKSAEGRLKAFSTCASHLTAVAIFHGTLLFMYFRPSTSYSMDTDKVASLFYTVVIPMLNPLIYSLRNKDVKGALKNMVSTKLCSV